One genomic segment of Nothobranchius furzeri strain GRZ-AD chromosome 10, NfurGRZ-RIMD1, whole genome shotgun sequence includes these proteins:
- the rfxap gene encoding regulatory factor X-associated protein: protein MSEEDSSAAKDKDSTLLFTKDGQRYYVNKSGVVDSRNVVTPHEAENNVSSHGLDDADEESDVLDPSDPRDSAASPEELNDEETSEGDSAPKQCTYEGCTETTTQVAKQRKPWMCKKHRNKMYKDKYKRKKSDQAMSSGKLDENSEERPVSVNKQRMGAMGDRPARPSLIEQVLNQKRLSLLRSPEVIRFLQQQQQQLLASQSRIHSQQQFQGC, encoded by the exons ATGAGTGAAGAGGACAGTTCAGCAGCAAAAGACAAAGACTCGACCCTTCTATTCACTAAAGATGGACAGAGGTACTATGTTAACAAAAGCGGAGTTGTCGACAGCAGAAATGTGGTAACACCGCACGAAGCAGAGAACAACGTCTCCTCTCATGGCTTGGATGATGCGGACGAGGAGAGCGACGTTCTGGACCCTTCGGATCCCAGAGACAGCGCTGCCAGCCCGGAGGAGCTGAACGACGAGGAGACCTCGGAGGGGGACAGCGCCCCCAAGCAGTGCACGTATGAGGGATGCACGGAGACAACGACGCAGGTGGCTAAGCAGAGAAAGCCATGGATGTGTAAAAAACACCGCAACAAAATGTATAAAGACAAATACAAGAGGAAGAAAAGTGACCAGGCCATGTCCAGCGGAAAACTCGAT GAGAATTCAGAAGAGCGGCCTGTGTCAGTGAACAAGCAGCGCATGGGTGCCATGGGAGACCGTCCTGCCAGACCTTCACTTATTGAGCAGGTCCTCAACCAGAAAAGACTG TCTCTGCTGAGGAGCCCGGAGGTGATCcggtttctgcagcagcagcagcagcagctgttggCCTCACAGAGCCGCATCCATTCCCAGCAGCAGTTCCAGGGCTGCTGA
- the smad9 gene encoding mothers against decapentaplegic homolog 9, giving the protein MNSSTSITSLFSFTSPAVKRLLGWKQGDEEEKWAEKAVDSLVKKLKKKKGAMEELERALSCPGQPSKCVTIPRSLDGRLQVSHRKGLPHVIYCRVWRWPDLQSHHELKALECCEFPFGSKQKDICVNPYHYRRVETPVLPPVLVPRHSEYNPQHSLLAKFRSASLNNEPLMPQNATYPDSFPPLPCSSFSSSSPASSLAQSPTSQSFPNSPSSSAEPGSPYHVTAETPPPPYSMMETNSQDDVKPNNPTETTKLTFSAPHRDLRPVCYEEPEYWCSVAYYELNNRVGETFHASSRSVLVDGFTDPSNNKNRFCLGLLSNVNRNSTIEHTRRHIGKGLHLYYVGGEVYAECLSDSSIFVQSRNCNFQHGFHTTTVCKIPSGCSLKIFNNQLFAQLLAQSVNHGFEVVYELTKMCTIRMSFVKGWGAEYHRQDVTSTPCWIEVHLHGPLQWLDKVLTQMGSPHNPISSVS; this is encoded by the exons ATGAACTCCTCCACCTCCATCACGTCGTTGTTCTCCTTCACCAGTCCGGCGGTGAAGCGCCTGCTCGGTTGGAAGCAAGGTGATGAGGAGGAGAAGTGGGCAGAGAAGGCTGTGGATTCTTTAGTGAAAAAACTAAAGAAGAAGAAGGGTGCGATGGAGGAGCTGGAGCGGGCCCTCAGCTGTCCTGGGCAGCCca GTAAATGTGTTACCATTCCACGATCACTGGACGGAAGGCTGCAGGTGTCCCATAGGAAGGGTCTGCCCCATGTGATCTACTGCAGGGTGTGGCGCTGGCCAGACCTCCAGTCCCACCATGAGCTGAAGGCCCTCGAATGCTGCGAGTTTCCCTTCGGCTCCAAGCAGAAAGACATCTGCGTCAATCCCTACCACTACAGACGAGTAGAGACTCCAG TGCTTCCACCAGTTCTTGTTCCACGTCACAGTGAGTACAACCCGCAGCACAGTTTACTGGCCAAGTTTAGAAGTGCCTCCTTGAACAACGAGCCACTGATGCCCCAGAACGCCACCTACCCAGACTCCTTCCCTCCACTGCCctgctcctccttctcctcttcatCACCGGCTTCATCCCTCGCCCAGTCGCCCACCTCGCAGAGTTTCCCCAACTCCCCCAGCAGCTCTGCAGAGCCTGGTAGTCCATATCACGTAACAG CTGagactcctcctcctccctaCAGCATGATGGAGACTAATTCCCAAGATGACGTTAAGCCAAACAACCCCACAGAAACTACTAAACTTACATTTTCTGCTCCACACAGAG ATTTACGACCCGTGTGCTATGAAGAGCCAGAGTACTGGTGCTCCGTAGCCTACTATGAGCTCAACAACCGGGTTGGAGAGACTTTCCATGCCTCGTCCCGTAGCGTCTTGGTGGACGGCTTCACAGACCCATCCAACAACAAGAATCGATTCTGCCTTGGCCTGCTTTCCAACGTCAACCGCAACTCCACCATCGAGCACACTCGCAGGCACATAGGCAAAG GGTTACATCTGTACTACGTGGGCGGGGAGGTGTACGCAGAGTGTCTGAGTGACAGCAGCATCTTCGTCCAGAGTCGTAACTGTAATTTCCAGCACGGCTTCCACACCACCACTGTCTGTAAGATCCCCAGTGGCTGCAGCCTCAAGATTTTCAACAACCAATTGTTTGCTCAGCTTCTCGCTCAGTCTGTCAATCACGGGTTCGAGGTCGTCTATGAGCTAACCAAGATGTGCACCATCCGCATGAGCTTTGTCAAG GGCTGGGGGGCTGAATACCACCGTCAGGATGTGACCAGCACCCCTTGCTGGATTGAAGTCCATCTGCATGGACCGCTACAGTGGCTGGACAAGGTGCTCACACAGATGGGTTCCCCACACAACCCCATCTCTTCAGTATCATAA